A genomic segment from Brachyhypopomus gauderio isolate BG-103 unplaced genomic scaffold, BGAUD_0.2 sc70, whole genome shotgun sequence encodes:
- the LOC143491083 gene encoding uncharacterized protein LOC143491083 isoform X3 has protein sequence MPGPVDAMVVLKPKPGATTASGVSTLFKGYSGELPHPATLNPGPVYAGMKADSLPLICTMNISPDKPLVDSIFGKVQVGSVLSCQQPPPPSDSVVIHEDAPPFPSLPLECYHLSPPEYSFVPTHQEQLHLSSLSVTLSQSHLIEEATRSQSATPEWYSLRRERVTASHFREVSRRISACLADIASWMTTHHLKLNPSKTELLYIPGTPNTHNDLTVSFENILLTPSETARSLGVTLDNELSFSTHVSKLTRSCRFLLCNIRRIRPFLSQEATQVLVQSLVISKLDYCNSLLAGLPLRVIRPLQLIQNAAARLVFNLPKFSHVSPMLHSLHWLPVAARIRYKTLMLAYKAKNGLAPPYMMSMVKSQSVQRTLRTSSLARLETPCLKSHGRQSSRLFSVLAPRWWNDLPLAARTAESIAIFKHRLKTHLFVEFLPEY, from the exons atgCCTGGACcagtggatgccatggttgtcctaaagccaaaaccaggtgctactacagccagtggagttag tacacttttcaagggctacagcggtgagctcccacacccggccaccctcaatcctggaccagtctacgctggaatgaaagcagattctcttccactcatctgcacaatgaacatctcgcctgacaagccacttgtggactccatctttgggaaggtacaagttggcagtgtactgtcctgtcaacaaccaccacctccatctgacagtgttgtcatacatgaggatgcacccccattcccgagtctgccactagaatgttaccatttaagcccacctgaatattcatttgtgccaacacaccaagaacagctacacctaagctctctttctgtgaccttgtcacagtcacaccttattgaggaggcaacaagatcccaaagtgctacacctgagtggtattcacttaggagagaaagagtgactgcctcacatttcagagag gtctctaggcgtatctcggcatgcttggcagatattgcttcatggatgactactcaccacttgaagctcaaccctagcaaaactgagcttttgtacattccaggaaccccaaacacacacaacgacctcacagtttcctttgagaacatcttgttaacaccatcagaaactgctcgaagcctgggtgtaacgttggacaacgagttgtccttctcaacacatgtttcaaagctgaccagatcctgcagatttctcctctgcaacatacggagaatacgacccttcctttcacaggaagctactcaagtgcttgtgcagtctctagtcatctctaagctggactactgcaattccctacttgcaggtcttcctctacgggtcatcagacctctacaactaattcagaatgctgcagcacgactggtcttcaatctacccaagttctcacatgtgtcTCCTATGCTacactctcttcactggcttccagtagcggcacgcatcagatataaaaccttgatgcttgcttacaaagccaaaaatggactggcccctccctacatgatgtccatggtcaaaagccaatctgtacagcgaacactcagaacctcaagcttggctcgacttgaaactccatgcttaaagtctcatggaagacaaagctccagactattctccgtcctggctccaagatggtggaacgatcttccattagctgctaggactgcagagtctattgctatcttcaagcatagactgaagactcacctgtttgttgagttcttaccagagtactaa
- the LOC143491083 gene encoding uncharacterized protein LOC143491083 isoform X2: MVVLKPKPGATTASGVRSTLFKGYSGELPHPATLNPGPVYAGMKADSLPLICTMNISPDKPLVDSIFGKVQVGSVLSCQQPPPPSDSVVIHEDAPPFPSLPLECYHLSPPEYSFVPTHQEQLHLSSLSVTLSQSHLIEEATRSQSATPEWYSLRRERVTASHFREVSHVRGPGAAERIIRGTRQTAHMKRGLEMETGALKDYAVLKNLNLTKCGLVIHPDASWLGASPDGLVYDPLERPSFGLVEIKCPNAQSYVVLFSLYTRSLGDIILSHGFYYHCYADDTQLILSFPHSDTQVSRRISACLADIASWMTTHHLKLNPSKTELLYIPGTPNTHNDLTVSFENILLTPSETARSLGVTLDNELSFSTHVSKLTRSCRFLLCNIRRIRPFLSQEATQVLVQSLVISKLDYCNSLLAGLPLRVIRPLQLIQNAAARLVFNLPKFSHVSPMLHSLHWLPVAARIRYKTLMLAYKAKNGLAPPYMMSMVKSQSVQRTLRTSSLARLETPCLKSHGRQSSRLFSVLAPRWWNDLPLAARTAESIAIFKHRLKTHLFVEFLPEY; the protein is encoded by the exons atggttgtcctaaagccaaaaccaggtgctactacagccagtggagttag aagtacacttttcaagggctacagcggtgagctcccacacccggccaccctcaatcctggaccagtctacgctggaatgaaagcagattctcttccactcatctgcacaatgaacatctcgcctgacaagccacttgtggactccatctttgggaaggtacaagttggcagtgtactgtcctgtcaacaaccaccacctccatctgacagtgttgtcatacatgaggatgcacccccattcccgagtctgccactagaatgttaccatttaagcccacctgaatattcatttgtgccaacacaccaagaacagctacacctaagctctctttctgtgaccttgtcacagtcacaccttattgaggaggcaacaagatcccaaagtgctacacctgagtggtattcacttaggagagaaagagtgactgcctcacatttcagagaggtgagccacgttagaggtccaggtgctgcagaaaggataatccgagggacacgacaaacagcacacatgaagaggggacttgaaatggaaacaggggccttaaaggactatgcagttctaaaaaacttgaacttgaccaagtgtgggctagtgattcatccagatgcatcttggctgggtgcatcacctgatggacttgtatatgacccacttgagcgtccatcatttgggcttgttgaaattaagtgcccaaatgcacaaagctatgtagtcctcttctctttatatactcgttcccttggtgacattattttgtctcatggtttctattatcattgctatgctgatgatacccagctaattctttccttccctcattctgacacccaggtctctaggcgtatctcggcatgcttggcagatattgcttcatggatgactactcaccacttgaagctcaaccctagcaaaactgagcttttgtacattccaggaaccccaaacacacacaacgacctcacagtttcctttgagaacatcttgttaacaccatcagaaactgctcgaagcctgggtgtaacgttggacaacgagttgtccttctcaacacatgtttcaaagctgaccagatcctgcagatttctcctctgcaacatacggagaatacgacccttcctttcacaggaagctactcaagtgcttgtgcagtctctagtcatctctaagctggactactgcaattccctacttgcaggtcttcctctacgggtcatcagacctctacaactaattcagaatgctgcagcacgactggtcttcaatctacccaagttctcacatgtgtcTCCTATGCTacactctcttcactggcttccagtagcggcacgcatcagatataaaaccttgatgcttgcttacaaagccaaaaatggactggcccctccctacatgatgtccatggtcaaaagccaatctgtacagcgaacactcagaacctcaagcttggctcgacttgaaactccatgcttaaagtctcatggaagacaaagctccagactattctccgtcctggctccaagatggtggaacgatcttccattagctgctaggactgcagagtctattgctatcttcaagcatagactgaagactcacctgtttgttgagttcttaccagagtactaa
- the LOC143491083 gene encoding uncharacterized protein LOC143491083 isoform X1 has product MPGPVDAMVVLKPKPGATTASGVSTLFKGYSGELPHPATLNPGPVYAGMKADSLPLICTMNISPDKPLVDSIFGKVQVGSVLSCQQPPPPSDSVVIHEDAPPFPSLPLECYHLSPPEYSFVPTHQEQLHLSSLSVTLSQSHLIEEATRSQSATPEWYSLRRERVTASHFREVSHVRGPGAAERIIRGTRQTAHMKRGLEMETGALKDYAVLKNLNLTKCGLVIHPDASWLGASPDGLVYDPLERPSFGLVEIKCPNAQSYVVLFSLYTRSLGDIILSHGFYYHCYADDTQLILSFPHSDTQVSRRISACLADIASWMTTHHLKLNPSKTELLYIPGTPNTHNDLTVSFENILLTPSETARSLGVTLDNELSFSTHVSKLTRSCRFLLCNIRRIRPFLSQEATQVLVQSLVISKLDYCNSLLAGLPLRVIRPLQLIQNAAARLVFNLPKFSHVSPMLHSLHWLPVAARIRYKTLMLAYKAKNGLAPPYMMSMVKSQSVQRTLRTSSLARLETPCLKSHGRQSSRLFSVLAPRWWNDLPLAARTAESIAIFKHRLKTHLFVEFLPEY; this is encoded by the exons atgCCTGGACcagtggatgccatggttgtcctaaagccaaaaccaggtgctactacagccagtggagttag tacacttttcaagggctacagcggtgagctcccacacccggccaccctcaatcctggaccagtctacgctggaatgaaagcagattctcttccactcatctgcacaatgaacatctcgcctgacaagccacttgtggactccatctttgggaaggtacaagttggcagtgtactgtcctgtcaacaaccaccacctccatctgacagtgttgtcatacatgaggatgcacccccattcccgagtctgccactagaatgttaccatttaagcccacctgaatattcatttgtgccaacacaccaagaacagctacacctaagctctctttctgtgaccttgtcacagtcacaccttattgaggaggcaacaagatcccaaagtgctacacctgagtggtattcacttaggagagaaagagtgactgcctcacatttcagagaggtgagccacgttagaggtccaggtgctgcagaaaggataatccgagggacacgacaaacagcacacatgaagaggggacttgaaatggaaacaggggccttaaaggactatgcagttctaaaaaacttgaacttgaccaagtgtgggctagtgattcatccagatgcatcttggctgggtgcatcacctgatggacttgtatatgacccacttgagcgtccatcatttgggcttgttgaaattaagtgcccaaatgcacaaagctatgtagtcctcttctctttatatactcgttcccttggtgacattattttgtctcatggtttctattatcattgctatgctgatgatacccagctaattctttccttccctcattctgacacccaggtctctaggcgtatctcggcatgcttggcagatattgcttcatggatgactactcaccacttgaagctcaaccctagcaaaactgagcttttgtacattccaggaaccccaaacacacacaacgacctcacagtttcctttgagaacatcttgttaacaccatcagaaactgctcgaagcctgggtgtaacgttggacaacgagttgtccttctcaacacatgtttcaaagctgaccagatcctgcagatttctcctctgcaacatacggagaatacgacccttcctttcacaggaagctactcaagtgcttgtgcagtctctagtcatctctaagctggactactgcaattccctacttgcaggtcttcctctacgggtcatcagacctctacaactaattcagaatgctgcagcacgactggtcttcaatctacccaagttctcacatgtgtcTCCTATGCTacactctcttcactggcttccagtagcggcacgcatcagatataaaaccttgatgcttgcttacaaagccaaaaatggactggcccctccctacatgatgtccatggtcaaaagccaatctgtacagcgaacactcagaacctcaagcttggctcgacttgaaactccatgcttaaagtctcatggaagacaaagctccagactattctccgtcctggctccaagatggtggaacgatcttccattagctgctaggactgcagagtctattgctatcttcaagcatagactgaagactcacctgtttgttgagttcttaccagagtactaa
- the LOC143491083 gene encoding uncharacterized protein LOC143491083 isoform X4: MPGPVDAMVVLKPKPGATTASGVSTLFKGYSGELPHPATLNPGPVYAGMKADSLPLICTMNISPDKPLVDSIFGKVSRRISACLADIASWMTTHHLKLNPSKTELLYIPGTPNTHNDLTVSFENILLTPSETARSLGVTLDNELSFSTHVSKLTRSCRFLLCNIRRIRPFLSQEATQVLVQSLVISKLDYCNSLLAGLPLRVIRPLQLIQNAAARLVFNLPKFSHVSPMLHSLHWLPVAARIRYKTLMLAYKAKNGLAPPYMMSMVKSQSVQRTLRTSSLARLETPCLKSHGRQSSRLFSVLAPRWWNDLPLAARTAESIAIFKHRLKTHLFVEFLPEY, translated from the exons atgCCTGGACcagtggatgccatggttgtcctaaagccaaaaccaggtgctactacagccagtggagttag tacacttttcaagggctacagcggtgagctcccacacccggccaccctcaatcctggaccagtctacgctggaatgaaagcagattctcttccactcatctgcacaatgaacatctcgcctgacaagccacttgtggactccatctttgggaag gtctctaggcgtatctcggcatgcttggcagatattgcttcatggatgactactcaccacttgaagctcaaccctagcaaaactgagcttttgtacattccaggaaccccaaacacacacaacgacctcacagtttcctttgagaacatcttgttaacaccatcagaaactgctcgaagcctgggtgtaacgttggacaacgagttgtccttctcaacacatgtttcaaagctgaccagatcctgcagatttctcctctgcaacatacggagaatacgacccttcctttcacaggaagctactcaagtgcttgtgcagtctctagtcatctctaagctggactactgcaattccctacttgcaggtcttcctctacgggtcatcagacctctacaactaattcagaatgctgcagcacgactggtcttcaatctacccaagttctcacatgtgtcTCCTATGCTacactctcttcactggcttccagtagcggcacgcatcagatataaaaccttgatgcttgcttacaaagccaaaaatggactggcccctccctacatgatgtccatggtcaaaagccaatctgtacagcgaacactcagaacctcaagcttggctcgacttgaaactccatgcttaaagtctcatggaagacaaagctccagactattctccgtcctggctccaagatggtggaacgatcttccattagctgctaggactgcagagtctattgctatcttcaagcatagactgaagactcacctgtttgttgagttcttaccagagtactaa